A genomic window from Diospyros lotus cultivar Yz01 chromosome 2, ASM1463336v1, whole genome shotgun sequence includes:
- the LOC127794112 gene encoding uncharacterized protein LOC127794112 produces MNSLYEFRIFGGGWAFLDEAVQAFLALGEEVGKKRHNTAASPASLGVCCAVQVARWRRAKRSIVRLIHNTIGDTIKFVKFHDFFGQIGTTPQEIPNGQWGMFLRTGNGTTPFQSEGAVVYRCKNSAGKECDWMMSWSNTYGLNQCRATSQVIAGHI; encoded by the exons ATGaactcgctttacgagttccgaaTTTTTGGTGGAGGGTGGGCTTTCCTTGACGAGGCCGTCCAGGCCTttttggccttgg GGGAAGAAGTGGGCAAGAAGAGACACAACACAGCAGCATCACCCGCTTCGCTTGGAGTCTGCTGTGCAGTGCAG GTTGCAAGATGGCGCCGGGCCAAAAGGTCTATAGTGCGTCTCATTCACAATACAATTGGTGACACCATAAAATTTGTGAAGTTCCATGACTTCTTTGGCCAGATCGGAACAACCCCTCAGGAGATTCCAAATGGCCAGTGGGGAATGTTTTTGCGAACCGGCAACGGTACAACCCCCTTTCAATCTGAAGGCGCTGTCGTCTATCGTTGCAAGAATTCGGCCGGGAAAGAGTGTGATTGGATGATGTCTTGGTCCAACACATATGGGCTTAACCAATGCAGGGCAACTTCTCAAGTGATTGCTggacatatataa